GACGGGGGCCAACTTCGGGCCAGGCCCGGCGCATCCCGGTCCCGTGGCGATTGCGGCCATCGCCGTGACGGCCGCGATGAGAATTTTGAACCACGACTTTTGCATAACTTGGCTCAATCCTGGAGCGATCGGCGAGACTTAATTCCTCGCGGGCGGGGTATCCTATGCTCGCGGCGTCACGCGGCCAAATCGCCAAGCGGCCGTCAGCGCGTTAGAATCCCTTGGCATGAATCCGTTGATTGAAATGTCGCTGGTCGCGGTTTGCATCGCCGCAGCCGTGATCTATCTGGTGAGGCGTATCGTCTCCAGCATGCGAAGGTCGGCGCTGTCCGGTTGCGGCGGCTCCTGTCGTTGCGAAGCCGGGTCACCCGATGAGCAGGACCGGCTCGGCAAACGGATTGAGCTCGTCGAACTCGGCGGACTTCGCGGCATCGGCCCTGGAAAGGGGACGCGCCCTTAATCGCTATGGAACCCATATTGCTCAGAGGACAAACGGCGGTTGTCACGGGAGCGGGACGGGGCATCGGTCGCGCCATTGCGCGTCGGCTCGCTGCCGCCGGCGCTCACGTTGCCATCACCTCCCGAACGGCCGAGCAGCTTCACGAGACTCAGAAGTGCATCGAGCGCGACAACGGCCGCGTGCTCTCGATTGTGGCGGACGTCACCCGTGAGGAAGATGTCGAGCGGCTTTTCGCCGAGACGGCCGAAGTCCTGGGACCGGTGAAGATCCTGATCAACAATGCGGGGATATCTCCGGTCGCCAAGATCGAGGAGATGGAGCCGCATCTCTTCGATACCCTGGTATGCACCAACATTCGAAGCGTATTTCTCTGCACGCGCGCGGTATGGGACGGAATGGTCAAGAGCGGCGGCGGCTCGATTGTCAACATTTCTTCGGTCTCCGCGTACGATCCGTTTCCCGGCTTGGCGGCCTACGGCGGGGCAAAGGCATTTGTCACGACCTACTCCAAAGGACTGGCGGAAGAGGGGCGGCCGCGCGGGATACGCGTTTATTGCGTGGCCCCCGGCGCCGTTGAGACGGACATGCTTCGCGGGGCATTTCCCGAGTTCCCTGAGGATCAGGTTCTACAGCCGGAAGATGTGGCGTCCCTGGTGGAGCTGCTGCTGATGCCCGGCGCGCGGTATTCGTCAGGGCAGTCGATCACGATTCGCAAGTCTTAAAGCGTCCGATTCAGGCGCTGGCGTACATGGCCCGCAGCTTGCGCTTCCACATCGAAGGGTGGCGTTCGCGGTAGTCCTCGGACGACTCGATCTGCTTCGGGGGCTGTTCGACGGTGGCGGGGCGGACATTTCTCGACGGCGGCGCCTGCCGAGCGGGACGCATGTCAGGCAGCCAGCGATAATTCACGGCCGAGCTGAAGTCGCTTTGGACGCAACCGGTGGCCCCGGCGAATATCAGACGGGCCGACGCGGCCATGACCATTCTGCAAATCCTGGACGAAGTCTTCACGGCGTATTCCCCCACTAGCTTGGCTGCTATCCAAAACTACCCACCGGCACAGGATCGATTCGCCGGGCACCCTCAACATCGTTCCGCGGGCCGGACGACGTGAGCAAAGAGCCGATTTCAGTATTGAAAACAGAGACGGACGGGGCCAGTCCAAAACGCATTTCGAGCATGCCTGGATTCGGACGACGCCACTGGCAGAGCTGGAAT
This genomic stretch from Planctomycetia bacterium harbors:
- a CDS encoding FeoB-associated Cys-rich membrane protein, translated to MNPLIEMSLVAVCIAAAVIYLVRRIVSSMRRSALSGCGGSCRCEAGSPDEQDRLGKRIELVELGGLRGIGPGKGTRP
- a CDS encoding SDR family oxidoreductase, coding for MLRGQTAVVTGAGRGIGRAIARRLAAAGAHVAITSRTAEQLHETQKCIERDNGRVLSIVADVTREEDVERLFAETAEVLGPVKILINNAGISPVAKIEEMEPHLFDTLVCTNIRSVFLCTRAVWDGMVKSGGGSIVNISSVSAYDPFPGLAAYGGAKAFVTTYSKGLAEEGRPRGIRVYCVAPGAVETDMLRGAFPEFPEDQVLQPEDVASLVELLLMPGARYSSGQSITIRKS